ctggtacaaaaacatggcgatttgggtgtggtccattgcgtaatttttggttaccatggttttgaaactgctctataaggtgagaccaaaaaaaaaaaaaaaaaaaaaaaaaaggtcacagccagctgacaatagctgcccacctcaccacccacgcatttatagctgataaagtacataaaaatccttaaatagctcactacactctgttctaatactgtgactgctttattagagtgactgctctattagagtatctcgatcttggtatactaaaaatttttggagggggggtcaagagccccctttgacccccccccctgtatccgcccctgtgcTCCACGTTGTCACgattgttgtgtagcaaaatgtcaGTGAAGGGAATGATTGAATCAGGGGAGTGTGGGAGCATATTTACTTAGTTGAAACATAAACTTGTGGTAAGATTGAATCTGTAAGCAATCTGACATAAGTGACTGAGATCTGGACGAGGATctggaactaggaaatagcaaacaaacttacagtgacGTACAAGTCAATTCTTTATTGTTTTATAAGATTTTTTATATATATCAATAGTGAACTGTGAAAGTGACCATATGCATATGGTGTAGAACATGTGTCAatatatactcacggtgtggcgcgctggcttcttggccgcTGACACAATACCGTGTATCTTGATAAATTACTTATACGTAAGAAAACGTACTCTCATCGAGTCACGTGACATTTGGCCATGCAGCCGAGTTCATGCAGCTATTTAGAGGGTGGTATAAGAGTAGGTACGTAGTTTAAATCCATTCCAAGCTCGCAATGGGACGGTACGTCTGTGTAACTATAGCTACGTTGCATCAATCATTTGCTTTGCAGACTTATAGTCTTGTTACTTGCCATACTGGTGGTGCAACACGTCACTGCTATTGATACAGTTCCAGAGCTGAACATCTCTCAGTATCTAGGAAGATGGTATCAGGTATGTACTATACTTGCCTATATAGTCCttcagctacataattataatgcagACTGCATGCGTGGTATTGCAGGTCTATGGGAATTTAATTGCAGATTCCTTTACCAAAGCAAACTGTAAATGCTCAACAGCAAATTGTaagtttatttatttcattgtaACTCAGTAGTCATTGTAGACAGAATTGGCAGCACATCAGATATTGTAACTTTGTACTTGCACGGCAAACTACTTGACAATGAACTGATAATTTCCAACGCAAGTTTTTCCTTAGGCTATTCCTTGAACCTGCCAGAATACCTTGCAGAATACTGACATGCTCTGACTTGAAGTGACTTCCATGGATGGAAGTTACTTCAAGTCAGACCATGCATGTATTCTGGTATGCAGGCATAAACGTTGGGCAGGCATGCAGtgcgaatttaactgcaaatacaaataaatatatagctataatatggaTGAAACAACTGCAAGATGTTCTCTGCATGCTTACAAAATTATAATTCATGCACCACCATGCTATAAGAACTGTTTTAGTATTCAAGATAGGGTATTGCCAGAATGAAAGTTATCACTACATTTCTACGTACATGCATGGTTTTAATTTACTACAAGCAGTTGCTTTCTATTCTGGGTGCTCACAGTTCTATGGGGGTTTTGCTGGTTTCGGGAAATGTATAGTCAGCTAAGAACAGTCAATGAAATTTGAATCCAAAATTCTTGGTCTATAAAGGGCTAAGTTAACGATTAAATAGATCACTTATTGTACAAATTACAATCAATACATTTTACAAATAGCTTTGATTTATTACAAAATCACTCAAAATTCCACACTTTAAGTTCATaggtgcctctaaaaataattattgtgttagcTGTTTTATTACATGACTTCATGTAGCTATGACCTGCATAGGTATAAGACAGCTGCTTTTCTGCTTTGGAAATGGAAACAAGTCAGCAAATCTTCTAGACCCACCTCTGTTGGTGCTACACTCAAAAGGATATGAAATTGCTTGTCAGTACGtgaatataatatataaattTCCCAGAATCCATGTAATCTATTATCAAGAGCTATGATAACAGCTCCATTATCTCTTGTTATTATGGATTCTGGTAAACCTGACCACTGCATAAAAATCATTAGACCACAGTTTGCTCAATTAGTGGCTTTGCTCAATTAGTGCATGGCCAGGGGTTAATACAGTGTCATATGTGACCTCCCCAGCAATTAATCAATAACTCCTATATACTTCAAAGATTCAAAGGAGTGGTGTAGTCAGGCTATAATTGTTATATCATTAAAATATGAGAGTGCTAAATGCAGGGGACATTATCAGCAGATAGAAGCCAGTTGCATCAAACATGTATGGGTAAACACCATGCACTATGTTATGTAAATGAATCTTTATGTGTGCATGGTGGTCACACAGTATATAGGCAGTTGTTTAGCTTTAGCAAACTATAACATTTTAAGATGGTGCCCTTTCAAATGGATCGATTACTGTGCTAAATTCCTGTCATCTGAACTCTGCTGATGGACAGTTGAATTCCATTGAGGGGTATGCATACAGGCCTGTGGAAGCAGAGGAAGGAAAACTGAAAGTTGTCTTTGATAGTGTACCACAATCTTCTGATGGAGGAAGCTGTAAGAAGATAGattttacatgtatacatacatgtattttgtgcTCAATTATACTAGACTGGGTGGTACAGTTGGGACCCCCGACATTCAGTGGTAACCAGTACCAATATGCTGTGGTGACTGACCCATGTAAACTCAGCCTGTTTGTGTTGGCAAGAAATGTCACTGAATTCAAAATGAATTATGATAACAGAGTTAGGGAAAAGCTGAAGAAACAAGGATTTGTCAAGTTCTATAACAGACCAACAGAGGTTTATCAAGGAAGTGATTGCATGTATACTCATCATGGCTAGCAAGAGTAGTTGTACTGCAGATACTACTAGCTAACTGCATTTAGTATATACCTAGAACAGGAGCTATTTCATACACcgtgtttgttgttgttgttgcgaCATCAATTTGATAGAGCAATATGGTAAAAGTTTATCAAATAATAACACTTCTTTGTAGTTGCAGAGGTGTACTGTTATTGTGTAACACATGTGTATGACACTGCCAACATGTAAGTAAATACCTGAGCAAAAATTGTCGTATTTGATAATGATTTAAATATTCCTACCATGCATGATACAGTtataaccatgcatgcatggattctgTGTCCTAAATGTCCCATGTTTTAGCTGCAGGTatataggtatatatatatacgttgAGTATATTATGATGGAGGTCATTCTtacatattattatatagtATATGTATGACAATGTTGTGTAGTCATGGAGTATAAATCATTACAGCATTACCaaattctattagagcagtcacactatacCTTCAATTCtatattctgtgaatgctatcccactagggacctgtgaggaggcttaaagcctgtgagaatacagggagtcagaaacatgtagctgaaacatgaagaatgcagaaaaaaatcccagacccagtgtgACTTGATCCCCCACAACATATGCATATGATTAGTTAGGTGTCTGCATTACCTGCCAATatttaacagctggtgcagttcCTGATAACACATATAGCTATGCTTTGACTGGTATCATTGAGcaaattgaaaaaaaataaGGCTCTATTGTGTATAGTTACCTGTCATTTATATCAAGAGTTTTTGTGCAGCGCTTCTACTGATTGGCCATAAGTCATCTTCTTGCAGCAGAGCTAGTGACTATATGTAACCAATGATAACACATGACatatagcaagagtaaataatccATTGTTTACTTTTGCTTATAGATAATAGCTACAGTAGTCTGAAAAGATTGAAGCATCAACATGACCACACCAGCTTGCAGTGGCTAAAAGAACTATAGCCCAAACCTGAGATGGGGGTGGTAGTATATAGTACATATAAACAAAATCTCTTTGCGTTTGaattacatatatagctattttaTATTGTGTTCTATATTGTCACGATTGCTATATAGCACAATGTCAGTGGAGGGAATGATTGAAGGGATTTCAGGGGAGTGTAGGAGCATGATTGAATCTAGAAACAATTTGAGATAAGTGACTGAAACCTGCAtggaactaggaaatagcaaGAAAAACTTACAGTGACGTACAAGCCAATTCTTTAGATCAAACTATtgttttataagattttaaGGCAATTTATATCAATTGTGGACTGTGAAAATTACCATAACTATAAGTTGTAATTTTAGTGGACCACAAGTGAAAAACTGATTTTGACTGAAATAGCAATCTCAAGATTGGATCTTGAGGTAGTATTAGTCAAATCCATGaacatgcacagcacatgtatatgtaatttttgacttcattcttttctgtggtgcagcttgttatttagtctgacttttacaactagccaagtcatttacaactgtagctttttggccacaactataTATAGCCCCTTTTGGTagtggcggatccagatgggtttctggggtttcgacagaaacccccttttaaaattagctcagtggcagtctaaatacataaacattgttgtactgacaattcgtcatatcaaacaactatgtaccactgtatttcagtatagCATGCAagcagctgcacttaactaacaccgtATAtggctattaaaccctcagcaacacttcacttttcatctctcaCTGCAttgaaaacgatcgagatattctaataaaacagtcaagtaactactctaatagagcactcaaagtTACAGcttatagtaggcattccaacccaatttttaaattttgggaaaatgggctttttatatgctcaatagatagagtattgatcgcctatctcagaaatatatagtttgttgggctggaattagctactttggcatgcacagtgcttaaaaattgaaaaaaggtacattttttctccaggactccccatacattttaaagggaaaaatggcacaattgaatcaggaagccatctagtaatctggactatcttgaaactgcagttgcttctagctgcaagtttgtacatgtaatgagagtaacttcagattgtatgagatctcagcgatctttgtatgctttgtggtgagcaaatatgttgcacctactgcacacttctcaatacaatggtgtatgcctATAAGCAAGAGGCTATgtcaagtaagcaaaaacatcaagttaacaacttataaaggtaaacaactaaagaggaggtgccacaatgatgcaacaatacctaaggtggagttgtggtttcaattatggcattgttatgccgactttgaagtggtttatacttttgagctgatgacacagccatcagaaaattgctctggagctgaaaatcgctaaccagagcaaagtaactacgcactttaaagtaagcaccagtgactaccttccacccgacagtacgttttttaaagttttaaagtattctacatacattacaaggcttgaaaagattacaaaacaacacaaaacttacttatatgaaacgcacacgataaaactaagattttcatgatgatcagcgtgtggacaaaccccacagcggttttcatcctcattggagctcggacaacggagcaatcccaagttaaacacgagctgttattttgtgccagggttctattggggaatatacggagaatttttttattataaaatctcggatactggaatgcctacttataGTCACAATCTTTGTGCTATAGTATttgcagtttaaagcattggatttaatgtaattgctaactaaaagtagcctaaaatccactCTCagtgcttctaaaatctcaaaattttctggaaaaATGTCATCAggtgccttattcagctataccaactttcagaaacccccttttaaaaatccaaGGTCCACCACTGTATGGTTCCAGCTTGCCAGACTCCTCAGCCTATATAACTTATATAGTTGGTGTATTTATTATGCTGCCAATAGTCTCATCCCAAGACATGTGGTACGAATATGCAGAGCTTCGTGCAGAGCTACATTCAGGGCTCAGTTTCGCgctttattcatttattttttTTACATGTGCATGTGGGAGCTATAGCTATTTCTCCGCCCCACACACTAAAAGAAAAGGcagtctgggcacgagactaaggGCTATCATGGCAGGAATCACCCACTGCAAGTCCTAATCACTTATTCATAGTAGACTCACTGACTcagacatgcatgcatacagttaGTTGCATGCAAAGAGGAACATCAAAGCATAGATAATCAATGAACAAAAACATTACGTAACGTGATGTAATATGATAATGGTAATATTACGTAATTGTCAATGGTTGCTATTCTGCAGTGAACGGAGAACCTCGCGGAGAACGATCTGTGTTGGCCTATTATACGCTCCACTGCTTTGCATGCATGACAGTTAATTGCATGCAAAGAGGAACATCAAAGCCATTACGTAAGGTGATGTAAAATATGGTAATATTACGTAATTGTCATATGGTTTTGTAAAGTTGCCATTCTGCAGTAAACGGAACGATCTGTGCTGGACTATTATACGCTCCGCTGCTCTGAGGTTATATTaacttgatgatgatgatggcgCGGTATGATAAGCTCATGAGGTATTTGGGAGTGTATATTTAGCTATTGCAGACTCGTCAGCCTGCTGTTAGCTGCACTAGTCACTCGACACGTGACTGCTATTGATACAGTTCCTCAACTCAACATTACTCAGTATCTTGGAACATGGTACCAGGTATAGCAGCTCTCATAGTGTGGCAGTAGCGGATCCGCCGGGCTGAGTGGCACTGGCAAAAGGCCGGCCGGATAACCATCACCTATccgtaggcggggaaagttacgcgtgggaaaagtttcgcgaattTCGCGATTGGCAGTAGctatcgcgaaacttttacgccggttagcttctacatgcttgtatttgtacagtaataaaTTAGTATGCAAAATCTAcatcgcgaaacttttacgccggtATACAAAGTAGAGTGCaattcgcgaaacttttcccacgcgtaactttccccgcctacggtaTAGCTCTGGATTCGCTACTGCTTGATACgggcatctggattcagtggaatggaatggtggaatggaatggaatggtggaatggactggaatggaattgtggaatggaacggtactttggtaatttctattggtggtcacctctttataaagaccaccttctaacaaagaccacctttttataaagaccgttttactttaatgtttaaaatgctgctatcttgttgttttagagtgtatccccatagaatggtcttattgatcagttgtgcgccacatgcctagaaaagtcagagtgatatctgatttgtaatacagcaacataccccatgcaaaaacagtttggctgtataaaAGTGACGTCCCcgtcaaactaaaagtaactgacaactaaaggagctattatttgggtgaggccaagaaataatttgctataatttttaaaaatttggtcctttatcattgacagTATtactgcattcctaattaattccctgtaactctaattggctagtaatttagccgccttttttctcctctacaatgccagactattgagaaaggtaccaatttactagcctattagatttacagggaattaattaggaatagtcagactgcacaagtccgaccaagattattgtaaattatacttacGTAGTTGCCAGTATATAGCTATTGACATTCATTTCTAGATATTAGCTCATTTAGTTtccagttgcttttagtttcgtgggcacatatttttttgtatagccaagctgtttttgtatggggtatatagctattactgtattgtatcataaatcagatatcactggcttttctagacATAGCATGCATGTGgcatcaataagactgtcttatagggctctaaaacaacaattcagatattacAGTAAAgcggtctttgtaaagaggtggtctttgttagaaggtggtctttttaaagaggtgaccactaattgaaagtacctaagtaccgttccattccactattccattccaccattctagtccattccaccattccagtccaccattccattccactgaatccagacgcccgcTTGATAGCTACTGAGCTTTTGCTGAAATTTATTTTATCACACCTCATTGTAGGTCTATGGAAATTTGATTGTGGATGAGTTCACTGAAAGACACTGTAAATGTGTAATGGCTCACTGTAAGTGGCTGGAGCTATATGAGCCTCTCTATATATAATAAATGCAACTAGCTATTATGTGGTACAATGATTTTACCActtaagatttaagattagataCTGGGAAGCCAGCTCAGCTAGTTTTCCTGGGGGTAAAAAGCCCCAAATGgcacaatcacacacatacaatttgctatatatagctaactaatAATTACAACATTTAAGATTAAGTATAATAAGTAAATTCATCCATGTCTCTTGATTCTATAATATTTATTGgcaaattattccagctataggCTTTAATTGTTCTACTTGTTTTTGATAGTGTCAATAATTTGCTATACACTGTAAAACTGGCAGCATTTTTTTGGCCAAAacagtcaaaatttagcactttgtatagcatttttaggtgttaccagttttaacagtgtacagtGTCTCAATTAGACAAAAATGCTCAAGATCATTTGTCTAACTGCCAGTTGAATTTAATgtagtatagctatacagtgaaAACTTGTTTCATGCACCCTCTATATAGTCAAGAATTTTAGTTTACAATTCTTTTCAGGCCTGGATGTAACAACTTATATAGTGTAAGGTGGAGGGGAGTTAGGGATCTTTATTATGGTATGGATATCTGTGGCACATTTTGTAAAGCTGTAGGAGGTTGGAATAATTATTTGAACGATGTATACATGTTTGGCAACATTTCGGTGCAATATTGTTGAATGGTTGTATAGTGAACCCTCAGTTATATCCGaacccctttgttctcaggcaatgataaaagtgttcagataagtgaattgctCGGATAACTGAAGTCCATACTTTTATATACAGAACTCTGTTGAAATAGTCTAAtggaacatacacctgtactgaaaatactttaatagaacagtcatttcgaGTACGGATAAACGAGGGTTGGATAATGAAGGGTCTACTGTAATTGTATTTGGTGTATTTGACTACTCTATGATATCTCAATAATTACTTTGGTAGAGTATGGTATGctatagtatgtagctatacgttgagctggatcctctaaacatttaataactcatggatggaattacacacaatcttgaaatttggcacacttgtagTACCACTTGACCCActaaaagtatttcaaaatctttttgttcaaatatctgacataatatttatggccaatcaaaattttcaccatacattccTATGGGGAAATCATAAAAATACTGTGtctattacagccctttcctgaacttgtaatggagccaaactgtacatgtctttttttgacacctttgctatcaccattaatcatctggttggctgaaatctttactctcttgagaaaaaatctacttttattaatttttagctgtttttcaggatccagcccaacttgtacatactatagtaactTTTATCCAAAAAGTATAGTAACTTTTATCCAAAAAGGTGGCTTAACCAAATTCATCTAACCTTAACTTTCCAATGGTATCTATTTCAGAGAAAACTACGTATATATTATAATCTACATTAATTATACTTACTTATTGTATCTGCATACACATGTACGACGATACTCATATCTGAGTCTGTACATTATTTTTAAATCAGGTGCTGCTCTGTATCTACCAAATACACTGAACCATGTATCATTGTTCCTGTACAGATGGTGCTCTTTCTAATGGATCAATCTCTGTTCTAAATGCTTGTCGACTGAAATCTCCTGATGGTGAGCTGAATACTATTAGGGGTTATGCATTTAGACCTGATGATAAGGAGCAGGGAAAAATAGAGGTTGTGTTTGGTGGGAAACCAATTGGTGGAACAAACTGTAAGCAAGGAAATAGTAACTTTTGTGTATGTGATCATTACTTTGACAGATTGGGTTGTCCAGTTGGGACCACCAACCTTCAATGGTACCTACTATCAGTATTCTGTGGTGACTGATCCATTTTCTGCTAACTTATTTGTGCTGGCAAGAAATGTCACAGAGTTCAAACAGAAATATGATGAAGATGTGACAACAATATTGAAACAACAAGGCTTCACTAAGTTTTACAACAAACCAATAGAGACTTACCAGGGAAATGACTGTATGTACATTAAACCATTTTAACTTTATCTGCCTGAGCTATGGTCGATTTTTGTGTTTAATCATGCTTTTATATTATGAGAAAGAATTGTGAATGTTCCCACACAGTGTGTTTATAATATCAAATGCAGTTAGCCATCTGAGCTATATGTGGGCACCGATAATGTACAACAGAAAGGTTTGTACGTAACcacaataatatatatattgtgaAAGCATACTTTTTACAAAGGTTATTCCTACTGTATAGTGATTTTCAACTGCCCCATGGCCATTCTCTAACAAAAAGTAaaaagtgtgcgtgtgtgtgtgtgtgcgtgtgtttgcTTGTGTATGTATCATAGAAGGCACTGCTAGGAAAGGGGGGGGAAGGGCAAGCAGTTTTAGGTAAAAATCCACTAAGAGCTAGTAGAAGAATGgaactctagtacacaagttatattcattgcaTAACATTGGTTGGTATATTATATGAATGAAGGGTATAGACATTCAAAGACTCTCTAGTTGGATATAACttttaaaattagacctcctagatCAGTTCAGGAGCGCATCAAATCCTATGGCCAACTtttccataggatttgatgtgCTCATGATCAGTCCTAATTTTGAATTTGAAGCACTTTGGTAGTTACTTAACAAAGcatatgctttgcaaagcatgtAAAAATTAGATAGCCTAAACCTATAGTTATGATGTGGTAAGTGTACTAGCTATATAAATCAAAATAAAGCAGTATTGTTATAATTCACAAAAACTAtcagagtagtgactgctctattagagtatcttaatcttgaCACAAAACttcaaacttgtttacatcaatTTATTGGCAGCGTAGGGCTTATAGCTGTAAGgtgcatttataactgttgtcttctactttcccattggctttctgtacttcaatacagtgtgaatgattCCCAGCTTGTTTTGGTGTCAAATATAGTCCTGTAAGGGGGCAAGAGAAAGGCTGGCCCCTTGACCcctgtgtgtgatgtgtgtgtagtgggtatgtgtgtgtgtgtgtgtgtgtgtgtgtgtgtgtgtgtgtgtgtgtgtgtgtgtgtgtgtgtgtgtgtgtgtgtgtgtgtgtgtgtgtgtgtgtgtgtgtgtgtgtgtgtgtgtgtgtgtgtgtgtgtgtgtgtgtgtggtgtgtgcatgtgtgtgtgtgtggggggggggggggggggggggaggggtggTGTGTAAGTAGAATGCATGTACAAGCTTAAATACTAGTTTTAATGACCAGTGAACATTTTATAAGAGTATTTCACCACTACATGGCATTGTATATTATTGATTGACTCATCTGAGATCTACAGAATTCTTACCAATAAGCATAATATAGCTACCACATACACTTTCAAGGCCAGCTATAAATACCATATGTTATTGAAGCAGTTATATGTATATCAAAGTATGCATGGATACTTCAATTAGCTATAAAATTGCTACTATGTAGTTGTTTCATAAGGAAATTAATTTTAGTCACTTTGATTACCCCCCCTTCCTGTTAacatgtatctgtgtgttatattcTTTGATTGAgtcctgcacagtaataaataaataaaataaatgaaCTTGTTTGGCCAGTAAAATCATTATAAATAACAACATAAAAGCAAAAAAGGACTTCATGAAGTGCATATACACCACATATATAAGTATCTGGACTGCCGAATGATATTAATGAAAGATATAATGAGCAGCACTGCTGCAATACATCAATGACTTCAGTGATACATGCAGCCAGCTATATAGCTGATTTAATATCAACAAAAGTGTCTAATTTCCCAGGCCAGTTAGTTCATGGACACTTTGCATATCAAGTAAGTGTCTGGATTGTGTAGTTTTACTAATGAGGCTTCATGACGGTAAAATTGCACAGCTGTGTTATAGGTGTATGCAGATCTATTTGTTAATGAATCTTATATTGTAAATGTACTGTGAGTTAGCTGCATGAGTTACTGTTGATTTTGTGTGTTGGTGTGTTGTCAAACTGGTGTGTTGTCAAACTGGTGTGTTGTCAAGTAAGCATGGATATACACCACGCTATACAAATATCGAAGGTTTTTTGTTTGATTAATTAGGTTCAGTCATCTTCACCTTGTCTATAGACTTAAAATTTGTAACATActtagagtaagccaccaatttTTAACCACCATCAGTTCTAATATTTCTTTAAACCCACAAAAAAGGGATTCCTAGCTGCTGAACTCTCagggagacttgtaatgtagctgaactttctacaaaatgacttgtaacatagcttaagtccctacagggtgacttttttgcagctgaaccctctacagggcaacttatTTGTGGCTCTatatacagggtgatctgctatGTGACTGAACtgtctaaagggtgacttgctgaactccttacaggatgacttgtttttagctgacctatctacagggtgacttatttgtagctgaactttctacagaatgtgtagctgaactctctacagggtgacttctttatagctgaaccctgagacttgtttgtggctgaatgctctacaggatgacttgctatgtaactgaactgtctaaagggtgacttgttatgtagctgaattcctgaTAGGATGAGCCGAcctatctatagggtgacctgaactttctacagaatgacttgcaatgtagctgagctctctacagggtgacttgtttgtagctgaaatctctccAGAAGGACTTGTTATAAgaccaaactctctacagggtgactggttacatagctgaactctctatagagagACTtagtaacatagctgaactctctacaaggtgacttgtaatgtatatctctacagggtgacttgttaactctctacaggacaacctgtaatgtagctgaactttctacagcatgatttgtaacatagctgaactctctacagggtttatTATTATAGAGCTGACTgaggtgactgcactattattATTTTAGTTGGTAAAGCGTAGAACTCAGTATGAGTATAAAGTACAAATTAATTAAAGGTAAGATTGTCCTTGAATTACATggttaataataattatcacatT
The nucleotide sequence above comes from Dysidea avara chromosome 3, odDysAvar1.4, whole genome shotgun sequence. Encoded proteins:
- the LOC136248397 gene encoding uncharacterized protein, with amino-acid sequence MGRLIVLLLAILVVQHVTAIDTVPELNISQYLGRWYQVYGNLIADSFTKANCKCSTANYGALSNGSITVLNSCHLNSADGQLNSIEGYAYRPVEAEEGKLKVVFDSVPQSSDGGSYWVVQLGPPTFSGNQYQYAVVTDPCKLSLFVLARNVTEFKMNYDNRVREKLKKQGFVKFYNRPTEVYQGSDCMYTHHG
- the LOC136251822 gene encoding apolipoprotein D-like isoform X1, which produces MMMMARYCRLVSLLLAALVTRHVTAIDTVPQLNITQYLGTWYQVYGNLIVDEFTERHCKCVMAHYGALSNGSISVLNACRLKSPDGELNTIRGYAFRPDDKEQGKIEVVFGGKPIGGTNYWVVQLGPPTFNGTYYQYSVVTDPFSANLFVLARNVTEFKQKYDEDVTTILKQQGFTKFYNKPIETYQGNDCMYIKPF
- the LOC136251822 gene encoding apolipoprotein D-like isoform X2; amino-acid sequence: MMMMARLVSLLLAALVTRHVTAIDTVPQLNITQYLGTWYQVYGNLIVDEFTERHCKCVMAHYGALSNGSISVLNACRLKSPDGELNTIRGYAFRPDDKEQGKIEVVFGGKPIGGTNYWVVQLGPPTFNGTYYQYSVVTDPFSANLFVLARNVTEFKQKYDEDVTTILKQQGFTKFYNKPIETYQGNDCMYIKPF